Proteins encoded together in one Silvanigrella paludirubra window:
- the rsfS gene encoding ribosome silencing factor, translated as MNGNDIKTTTRIGDKELSHEDLAMIAIAVATEKKAVRPIVMDLKNIGAFTELFAIVSASNPRQVYAVAESIRQFFKHSLGISPVSVDGLESCTWVLIDYGFLFIHIFQEPTRELYQLEQLWSKAHIIPLAEDKCQALYNEVVEINTSLKSSEAESLANQI; from the coding sequence GTGAACGGAAATGATATAAAAACAACTACTAGAATTGGTGACAAAGAGCTTTCTCATGAAGATTTAGCTATGATTGCCATTGCAGTAGCCACAGAAAAAAAGGCAGTTCGTCCCATAGTGATGGATTTAAAAAATATTGGTGCCTTTACTGAACTTTTTGCAATTGTCAGTGCTTCGAATCCAAGACAAGTATACGCCGTTGCGGAAAGTATTCGCCAATTTTTTAAGCATAGCTTAGGTATTTCACCGGTATCTGTTGATGGCCTTGAGTCTTGTACTTGGGTTTTAATAGATTATGGATTTTTATTTATTCATATTTTTCAAGAACCTACTCGCGAACTTTATCAGCTCGAACAGTTATGGAGCAAAGCTCATATAATTCCTTTAGCAGAAGATAAATGCCAAGCTTTATATAATGAAGTTGTAGAAATTAATACTTCTTTGAAGTCAAGTGAAGCTGAGTCTCTTGCAAATCAAATTTAG
- a CDS encoding GIY-YIG nuclease family protein: MSWILYIIQTKSGKLYTGITTNLERRFKEHCSSKKGASFFNFSEPDVILYQESHINRSEASKREYHIKKMTKQQKLNLIIQSQMKRS, from the coding sequence TTGTCTTGGATACTTTATATCATTCAAACAAAATCAGGAAAGCTTTATACTGGAATTACGACAAATTTAGAGAGGCGCTTTAAAGAGCATTGTTCAAGTAAGAAGGGAGCTTCTTTTTTTAATTTTTCAGAACCCGATGTGATTTTGTATCAAGAGAGTCATATAAATCGATCAGAAGCTTCAAAGAGAGAGTATCACATCAAAAAAATGACCAAACAACAGAAATTAAATTTGATAATACAAAGCCAAATGAAAAGAAGTTAA
- the dnaX gene encoding DNA polymerase III subunit gamma/tau codes for MSTDNNLKSNQQKQETEYVVLARRTRPQSFSSLIGQEVVSNSIEKMLTHHKIPHAFLFTGTRGTGKTSSARILAKSLCCEKGPTISPCQTCVHCTQITACAHDDILEIDGASNTGVDSIRELREATRFFPNSARYKIFIIDEVHMLSTGAFNALLKTLEEPPPQVVFILATTELHKVPITVRSRCMIFAFKKIEPHTIEQHLKDILQKEKIEFENEAITLIAREAKGSIRDALSLLEQIIASCNHSFISAEQTKKGLCVQGEEIAENIFLSICKKETGEALELLKQADSASLDIATLIDNVAQFFRNGMIIKSLNNKERAIKLTQLLPKEYDSLSNAITSLSHAAISEIFRLLAISVKEISRTNASLAWAEITIIDCISRAEWLSASEIISIISNKTNTTAQINTQSIKKIPEPEQIISTTKHNNQTNLTTPKIPTVHNEQLDIEIFKKFVSIAEQKSKTLGARLGFAKIESFNKNCVHFSDVPENETYLSFNDIDLQYFWESITEIQCQNAEFKGHYTPKPPLHNMHKEKIKKVSTHLNTLKKPIPEAITPNTQKSIIQSFQKYNTGQDIHSKSDNISRPLNKSISLSEINTKEKNQGFLQKEKDLLEKDHIQKLKKLATEIQIVSVD; via the coding sequence ATGTCTACAGACAACAATTTAAAATCTAATCAACAAAAACAAGAGACGGAATATGTTGTATTAGCAAGACGAACACGACCACAAAGTTTTTCCAGCTTAATTGGTCAAGAAGTAGTTTCCAATTCAATAGAAAAAATGTTGACTCATCATAAAATCCCTCATGCTTTTTTATTTACAGGAACAAGAGGAACAGGAAAAACGTCAAGTGCTCGTATTTTAGCTAAATCACTTTGTTGTGAAAAAGGGCCGACCATTTCGCCATGCCAGACCTGTGTACACTGTACTCAAATTACAGCATGCGCCCATGACGATATTTTAGAGATTGATGGCGCATCTAACACAGGAGTGGATAGCATTCGAGAATTACGAGAAGCTACCCGTTTTTTCCCCAACTCAGCTCGCTATAAAATATTTATCATTGACGAAGTTCATATGCTTAGTACAGGAGCATTTAATGCTCTTTTAAAGACATTAGAAGAGCCACCTCCTCAAGTTGTTTTTATTTTAGCAACCACTGAGCTTCATAAAGTACCAATCACAGTCCGTTCTCGCTGCATGATTTTTGCATTTAAAAAAATTGAGCCACATACAATAGAACAACATTTAAAAGATATTTTACAAAAAGAAAAAATAGAGTTTGAAAACGAAGCCATTACTTTAATTGCCAGAGAAGCAAAAGGCTCTATCCGTGATGCACTTAGCCTTTTAGAACAAATTATAGCAAGCTGTAATCATAGTTTTATTTCTGCAGAACAAACAAAAAAAGGCCTTTGTGTACAGGGCGAAGAAATAGCTGAAAATATCTTTTTATCTATCTGCAAAAAAGAGACAGGCGAAGCTCTAGAGCTTTTAAAACAAGCCGATTCAGCCAGTTTAGACATAGCAACCTTAATTGATAATGTGGCGCAGTTTTTCAGAAATGGCATGATTATCAAAAGTTTGAATAATAAAGAACGTGCAATTAAGTTAACACAACTTCTTCCTAAAGAATATGATTCCTTAAGTAATGCAATCACATCGCTTTCTCATGCAGCAATAAGTGAGATTTTTAGATTACTTGCCATTTCTGTTAAAGAGATTTCAAGAACAAATGCAAGTTTAGCATGGGCTGAAATTACTATTATTGATTGTATTTCGAGAGCAGAATGGCTTTCCGCCTCTGAAATTATTTCTATTATCTCTAATAAAACAAATACAACAGCTCAAATAAATACACAAAGTATAAAAAAAATTCCTGAACCTGAGCAAATCATAAGTACTACGAAACATAATAATCAAACAAACTTAACTACACCAAAAATTCCTACAGTGCATAATGAACAATTAGATATTGAAATTTTTAAAAAATTTGTTTCAATTGCAGAACAAAAAAGTAAAACACTTGGCGCTCGCCTTGGATTTGCAAAAATAGAATCTTTCAATAAAAACTGTGTTCATTTTTCAGATGTTCCTGAAAATGAAACTTATTTATCTTTTAATGATATTGATCTGCAATATTTTTGGGAAAGCATTACAGAAATACAATGTCAAAATGCAGAATTTAAAGGTCATTACACACCAAAGCCGCCTCTTCACAACATGCATAAAGAAAAAATTAAAAAGGTTTCTACACATTTAAATACATTAAAAAAACCAATACCAGAAGCTATAACTCCCAATACACAAAAAAGTATTATACAAAGCTTTCAAAAATATAATACTGGCCAAGATATTCATTCAAAATCAGATAATATCTCTCGGCCTTTAAACAAATCAATTTCTTTGTCAGAAATCAATACAAAAGAAAAAAATCAAGGATTTCTTCAAAAAGAAAAAGATCTACTTGAAAAAGATCACATTCAAAAACTAAAAAAGCTCGCTACAGAAATTCAAATTGTTTCTGTAGACTAG
- a CDS encoding S8 family serine peptidase, with protein MNNILINKIRISLDFVKKIGLIIIFIQEGAALSVNSAGNYYYPEFYRHMNYPPHFQFVNNYIPVTVIDSKFAPLSELNVIQTYYHTNYNAEDLNYLFSLHGTAMASIIGSKYFNNGNVSFSGLYPNVNLINRIAFPNYNSGASIYEAASEAIFTEKEPIINISAVDKGVKNATEWNELLIKTGKNDKVLIIASVGNDGRDINLTLPEDQYWPAAYKPKRNKDKLYDPVIRVAGLSYENNVPAIYRTRTGGSRYGAGRVDIGAPGHNISFLTGDREIKVGNGTSEAAAIVSSIIAIMRNCKPNATAKEIKDILLETADRYDHLSTGITNGRVINAQSAIDRVCLKEDYQTEASMTYSYEATDQVQQNVILYKNDLHSNEFSNILVSWKITISNAGYHNYSLTDFSGLKNYQAKFGVAKANDEISYYFTDSGQIVTTAGNRNSLPLCLTASDPNSASWQNIGFRPCDNSYQNYQKWDLDFIPDQVNSYDSFVNFNIKLKVSNTCLRMKNNNFNWGSLFLSHCNEYDQENYLLKLKFTPSENGRAKIQEVDLNYHKLKVGSQFVASDDNNYAGLFNFSEFKFRYDAVTMRLIGYNANEVNHNKAICLYKKNGEYFKIDHIEDLKNSYSYLELKECNENVLPNEQFYLVTKSPQNQNEFKIFSLLEKSTPESFSNLFKSSYENDLTNPANTLCTGSHQNYLWVGACDRFVIHKWNEEVFFHWSY; from the coding sequence ATGAATAATATTTTAATTAATAAGATTAGAATAAGTCTTGATTTTGTAAAAAAAATAGGTTTGATAATTATTTTTATTCAAGAAGGTGCTGCACTATCTGTAAATAGTGCAGGGAATTATTACTACCCTGAATTTTACAGGCATATGAATTATCCTCCTCATTTTCAATTTGTAAATAATTATATTCCTGTTACGGTAATTGATTCAAAATTTGCTCCGCTGTCTGAATTAAATGTGATCCAAACTTATTATCATACTAACTATAATGCGGAGGATTTAAATTATTTATTTAGTTTGCATGGAACCGCTATGGCTTCTATTATTGGTTCAAAATATTTTAATAATGGGAATGTTTCTTTTTCAGGCTTATATCCAAATGTGAATCTTATAAATCGAATTGCATTCCCTAATTATAATAGTGGAGCATCTATTTATGAAGCTGCTAGTGAAGCTATTTTTACTGAGAAAGAGCCAATTATTAATATTTCTGCTGTAGATAAAGGTGTTAAAAATGCAACGGAATGGAATGAATTATTAATTAAGACAGGAAAAAACGATAAAGTATTAATTATTGCATCTGTGGGAAATGATGGTCGAGATATAAATCTCACTTTACCAGAAGATCAATATTGGCCTGCAGCCTATAAACCAAAAAGAAATAAAGATAAGCTTTATGATCCTGTTATTCGTGTTGCAGGGTTGTCTTATGAAAATAACGTACCAGCTATTTACAGAACACGAACAGGAGGCTCGAGGTATGGTGCAGGACGTGTTGATATTGGAGCTCCTGGCCATAATATTTCTTTTTTAACTGGAGATCGTGAAATTAAAGTAGGTAATGGAACATCTGAAGCTGCAGCGATTGTTTCTTCGATTATTGCTATAATGAGAAATTGTAAACCAAATGCAACAGCAAAAGAAATTAAAGATATTTTATTAGAGACGGCCGACCGTTATGATCATTTATCTACAGGAATAACAAATGGAAGAGTAATTAATGCACAAAGTGCAATAGACCGTGTCTGCCTAAAAGAAGATTATCAAACAGAAGCATCAATGACATATTCTTATGAAGCCACTGATCAAGTTCAACAAAATGTGATTTTGTATAAAAATGATTTACATTCTAATGAATTTTCCAATATTTTGGTAAGTTGGAAAATAACGATTTCAAATGCTGGCTATCATAATTATTCTTTGACTGATTTTTCAGGATTGAAAAATTATCAAGCAAAATTTGGAGTAGCTAAAGCGAATGATGAAATTTCCTATTATTTTACAGATTCTGGTCAAATTGTAACTACAGCTGGAAATAGAAATTCGTTACCTCTTTGTTTAACTGCTTCTGACCCAAATTCAGCTTCTTGGCAAAATATTGGATTTAGACCTTGTGATAATTCTTATCAAAATTATCAAAAATGGGATCTTGATTTTATTCCTGATCAAGTTAATTCCTATGATTCATTTGTTAACTTTAATATAAAATTGAAAGTATCTAATACTTGTTTACGTATGAAAAATAATAATTTTAATTGGGGAAGCTTATTTTTATCGCATTGCAATGAGTATGATCAAGAAAATTATTTATTAAAACTTAAATTTACTCCTTCAGAAAATGGGAGGGCAAAAATTCAAGAAGTTGATTTAAATTATCATAAGCTGAAAGTAGGTAGCCAATTTGTTGCTAGTGATGATAATAATTATGCAGGGCTTTTTAACTTCTCTGAATTTAAATTTAGATATGACGCAGTAACAATGAGGTTAATCGGTTATAATGCAAATGAAGTAAACCACAATAAGGCAATCTGTTTATACAAAAAAAATGGAGAATACTTTAAAATAGATCATATTGAAGATTTAAAAAATTCTTATTCCTATTTAGAATTAAAAGAATGCAATGAAAATGTTCTTCCAAATGAACAATTTTATTTAGTTACGAAATCACCACAAAATCAGAATGAGTTTAAAATATTTTCTCTTTTAGAAAAAAGCACCCCCGAATCTTTTTCAAATCTATTTAAAAGTTCTTATGAAAATGATTTGACAAATCCTGCGAATACGCTTTGTACGGGAAGCCATCAAAATTATCTTTGGGTAGGTGCTTGTGATAGATTCGTTATTCACAAATGGAATGAAGAAGTTTTTTTCCATTGGAGTTATTAG
- a CDS encoding septal ring lytic transglycosylase RlpA family protein, which yields MRILKISVKIVLLFFVFVGCTTTKKDKSTNSKIFSNYSFYQRGLASFYDYKWAGRKTASGDKFDPNKLTAASKTLPFKSIVMVKDVRTGKSVFVEINDRGPYVEDRVIDLSAAAAKKLGITKKGIAKVDIYIVSN from the coding sequence ATGAGAATTTTAAAAATTTCGGTAAAGATTGTATTACTTTTCTTTGTTTTTGTTGGTTGTACCACTACAAAAAAGGATAAGAGTACGAATTCTAAAATTTTTAGTAATTACTCATTTTACCAAAGAGGATTAGCGTCATTTTACGATTACAAATGGGCAGGAAGAAAAACAGCAAGTGGTGATAAATTTGATCCAAATAAGTTAACAGCAGCAAGTAAAACACTTCCTTTTAAATCTATTGTTATGGTTAAAGATGTAAGAACTGGAAAATCTGTATTTGTAGAAATAAATGATCGAGGACCCTATGTTGAAGATAGAGTTATAGATCTCAGCGCTGCTGCAGCTAAAAAATTAGGAATTACGAAAAAAGGAATTGCGAAAGTAGATATTTATATTGTAAGTAACTGA
- a CDS encoding 23S rRNA (pseudouridine(1915)-N(3))-methyltransferase RlmH: protein MRYVFITPWKIPQQSYLYDFVNEFQSRISKFTSITHIYPSSQINQNELYAFYAKEFKKLSVENPLCIALDENGKNNSSADFAKNLDQYESRGEKMIIFCLGGAYGLPSELKSLGRIELISLSQMTFPHELAFAVLLEQVYRARCILSKHPYHHGEISSLAKSHIIKNKS, encoded by the coding sequence ATGCGTTATGTTTTTATAACTCCTTGGAAAATTCCACAGCAGTCTTATTTATACGACTTTGTAAATGAGTTTCAAAGTCGTATCTCTAAATTTACTTCTATTACTCATATCTATCCATCTTCTCAAATAAATCAAAATGAATTATATGCCTTTTATGCAAAAGAATTCAAAAAATTATCTGTAGAAAATCCTCTTTGTATTGCATTAGATGAAAATGGCAAAAATAACTCAAGCGCAGATTTTGCTAAAAATCTAGATCAATATGAATCAAGGGGAGAAAAAATGATTATTTTTTGTTTAGGCGGTGCTTATGGTTTACCGTCAGAATTAAAATCTTTGGGACGTATAGAATTAATTTCTTTATCGCAAATGACTTTTCCTCATGAATTGGCCTTTGCTGTTTTGCTTGAGCAAGTGTATAGAGCACGTTGTATATTAAGTAAACATCCTTATCATCATGGTGAAATTTCATCATTAGCAAAATCACACATTATAAAAAATAAATCATAA
- a CDS encoding M3 family metallopeptidase: MSQLYTLPERKKRIFIDEKFNPLDKNDVRHLLARLSTEIPFDFKSAANWYGLFHEASCAISEAHTILELNLSFNISDIVAEKKLVEFEENILSQLLNIRSELMDTYMTSPWRNSMHLYDNDRIIKDLNIRRKYTSTAISKLQIEENQLIRDYKKFSHSAKTLFEGRTTPVSVVIGKLNDNDPYTRKSAFLTYWNFVKDNEEKYQEIFEKLLINRKEQAATVQADDYTDIAFAELGRMDYGKEDCAEFRNSIYHEVIPVVKDLSIRQKESLKSDCIAPWDISIWPDLMPEKLPANGNLNHLISSMQNITSKIHPSFGKLFNEMRKNNLIDISPRKGKAPGAFCVTFQESGYPFVFANFGGNFRDAMTFIHEFGHAIHGYAVSNIDNVLLRHPGFEFCEVASIGLELLASPFYSDLWVNKKDSNKALSFQLFHMLNFWPFMAMMDEWQHKIYSSKEIPTSEQRNKIWRDVSKKYRPQVNWDGYEDIEELGWLSRPHIFTSPFYYIDYGIAQSGALQLWKKSKSNYNQAVLNYISGLSLGSQKSLQGLFEATGLKFDFSRKSLKDLCHEIQTEIIKICGE; encoded by the coding sequence ATGTCTCAGCTTTATACGCTTCCAGAAAGAAAAAAAAGAATTTTTATCGATGAAAAATTTAACCCTTTAGATAAAAACGATGTTCGTCATTTATTAGCAAGGCTTTCTACTGAAATCCCTTTCGATTTTAAAAGTGCTGCAAATTGGTATGGACTTTTTCATGAAGCCTCCTGTGCCATATCAGAAGCGCATACTATTTTAGAATTAAATTTAAGTTTTAATATTAGTGATATTGTAGCTGAAAAAAAATTAGTTGAATTTGAAGAAAATATTTTATCCCAGCTATTGAATATAAGAAGTGAATTAATGGATACCTACATGACTTCACCTTGGCGCAATTCAATGCACTTATATGATAATGATAGAATTATTAAAGATTTAAATATTAGAAGAAAATATACTTCAACAGCAATATCAAAGCTTCAAATTGAAGAAAATCAATTAATCAGAGATTATAAAAAATTTTCACACTCTGCAAAAACTTTATTTGAGGGAAGAACAACTCCGGTTTCTGTTGTGATAGGAAAATTAAATGATAATGATCCTTATACAAGAAAGTCCGCTTTTTTAACATATTGGAACTTTGTTAAAGATAATGAAGAAAAGTATCAAGAAATATTTGAAAAGCTTTTAATCAATCGAAAAGAACAAGCTGCAACTGTTCAGGCAGATGATTATACCGATATTGCTTTTGCAGAACTTGGTCGAATGGACTATGGGAAAGAAGATTGTGCTGAATTTAGAAATTCAATTTATCACGAGGTTATTCCTGTTGTAAAAGACTTATCTATTCGTCAAAAAGAATCTTTAAAATCAGATTGCATAGCGCCATGGGATATATCAATTTGGCCAGATCTTATGCCTGAAAAACTTCCTGCAAATGGAAACTTAAATCATTTAATTTCTTCAATGCAAAATATTACATCTAAAATTCATCCTTCTTTTGGTAAATTATTTAATGAGATGAGGAAAAATAATTTAATAGATATTTCTCCAAGAAAAGGAAAAGCCCCTGGAGCTTTTTGTGTTACTTTTCAGGAAAGTGGTTATCCTTTTGTCTTTGCAAACTTTGGTGGTAATTTTAGAGATGCAATGACTTTTATTCATGAGTTTGGTCATGCCATTCATGGTTATGCTGTTTCAAATATTGATAATGTATTATTGCGGCATCCAGGTTTTGAATTTTGTGAGGTAGCAAGCATTGGTTTAGAACTTTTAGCAAGCCCTTTTTACTCTGATCTGTGGGTTAATAAGAAGGACTCTAATAAAGCTTTATCTTTTCAACTTTTTCATATGCTAAATTTTTGGCCATTTATGGCAATGATGGATGAATGGCAACATAAAATATATTCGTCTAAAGAAATTCCAACTTCCGAACAAAGAAATAAAATTTGGCGCGATGTTTCTAAAAAATATAGGCCACAGGTAAATTGGGATGGCTATGAAGATATTGAGGAGCTTGGTTGGTTAAGTCGTCCTCATATTTTTACTTCTCCTTTTTATTATATTGATTATGGAATTGCTCAATCAGGAGCTTTACAACTATGGAAAAAAAGCAAAAGTAATTATAATCAAGCTGTCTTAAATTATATTTCAGGATTGAGTCTTGGATCACAAAAATCATTACAAGGTTTGTTTGAAGCAACAGGATTGAAATTCGATTTTAGTAGAAAAAGTTTGAAAGATCTTTGTCATGAAATACAAACGGAAATTATAAAAATTTGTGGTGAGTAA
- the rpmA gene encoding 50S ribosomal protein L27, protein MASKKAGGSTKNGRDSNPKYRGVKAYGGESVRAGNIIVRQVGTKIHPGSNVGMGKDFTLFAKIDGEVKFEHISRERQCVSVYPVDAKA, encoded by the coding sequence ATGGCAAGTAAAAAAGCCGGTGGTTCAACCAAAAACGGACGCGATAGCAATCCTAAATACCGTGGTGTTAAGGCTTACGGTGGGGAATCTGTAAGAGCTGGTAATATTATAGTTCGCCAAGTGGGAACTAAAATTCATCCTGGTTCCAACGTAGGTATGGGAAAAGACTTTACTTTGTTTGCAAAGATTGATGGCGAAGTTAAATTCGAGCATATTTCTCGCGAACGTCAATGCGTAAGCGTTTATCCTGTAGACGCAAAGGCATAA
- the rplU gene encoding 50S ribosomal protein L21, whose amino-acid sequence MSNKNYAVVKIFGRQYKVSEGEKIKANFINAEVGTTMPFSEVLMINKGGQLKIGEPQINGAKVTATVVSHGREDKILVFKYLRKNKSKKMHGHRQDFTTLSITSIEG is encoded by the coding sequence GTGAGTAATAAAAACTATGCAGTAGTTAAGATTTTTGGCCGTCAATACAAAGTATCCGAAGGCGAAAAAATCAAAGCAAATTTCATTAATGCTGAAGTAGGCACAACAATGCCTTTTTCTGAAGTCTTAATGATTAATAAAGGTGGTCAACTTAAAATTGGTGAACCACAAATCAATGGCGCAAAAGTAACAGCAACAGTTGTTTCTCATGGCCGTGAAGATAAAATCCTTGTCTTCAAATACCTTCGTAAAAATAAGTCAAAGAAAATGCATGGCCATCGCCAAGATTTTACAACTTTGTCTATTACAAGTATTGAAGGTTAA
- the obgE gene encoding GTPase ObgE translates to MKFIDTAEIKVKAGDGGLGMSHFRREKYVPAGGPDGGNGGNGGDVYLEATNGLSTLLDFRYQRFYEAEAGGKGGTNNKQGKSGDHLTLKVPCGTVAFDIESGEIIGEVLYEGHRLLVAKGGKGGIGNTLFVNSRNQAPTKTIPPVIGESRGIRLELKMIADVGIIGSPNAGKSTLITVISAARPKVADYPFTTLVPTLGVVSHKEANPFVVADVPGLIPGASQGKGLGHDFLRHIERTCVLIHLIDGSQETAESMISDYDGILEELSLYDKAILERPRVTVISKVDSLAGEEIETVTNQDALDGFRNYLKLKKTPYFEISSAFRIGITDLLDKIIEILSSVKKTEI, encoded by the coding sequence ATGAAATTTATTGATACTGCTGAAATTAAAGTAAAAGCGGGAGATGGGGGCTTAGGCATGTCTCATTTCAGGCGCGAAAAATATGTTCCTGCAGGAGGGCCTGATGGAGGCAATGGCGGGAATGGTGGTGATGTGTATCTTGAGGCAACAAATGGATTATCCACATTACTCGATTTTCGTTACCAACGCTTCTACGAAGCAGAAGCTGGCGGTAAGGGCGGAACAAATAATAAACAAGGGAAATCAGGCGATCATCTTACTTTAAAAGTTCCGTGCGGTACTGTCGCATTTGATATTGAAAGCGGTGAAATAATTGGTGAAGTTTTATATGAAGGACATCGTTTATTAGTTGCTAAAGGTGGTAAAGGTGGAATTGGAAATACTTTATTTGTAAATTCAAGAAATCAAGCTCCCACAAAAACAATACCTCCAGTAATTGGTGAGAGCAGAGGAATTCGGCTTGAACTAAAAATGATTGCAGATGTTGGCATAATTGGAAGCCCAAATGCTGGAAAAAGTACTTTAATTACTGTTATCTCAGCAGCAAGACCCAAAGTAGCAGACTACCCATTTACGACCTTAGTACCCACTTTGGGAGTTGTAAGTCATAAAGAAGCAAATCCGTTTGTTGTTGCCGATGTTCCTGGATTAATACCTGGGGCAAGTCAAGGAAAAGGATTAGGACACGATTTTTTACGTCATATTGAAAGAACTTGTGTACTTATTCATCTAATTGATGGTAGCCAAGAGACAGCAGAGTCTATGATTTCTGACTATGACGGGATACTAGAAGAGCTTTCCCTTTATGATAAGGCTATATTGGAGCGTCCGAGGGTAACAGTTATCTCTAAGGTCGACTCTCTTGCTGGAGAAGAAATTGAGACAGTTACTAACCAAGATGCACTAGATGGATTTCGTAATTATTTGAAACTTAAGAAAACTCCTTATTTCGAAATAAGTTCTGCATTTCGCATAGGGATTACTGATCTTCTTGATAAAATAATTGAAATTTTAAGTAGCGTAAAAAAAACGGAGATATAA